The Perca fluviatilis chromosome 24, GENO_Pfluv_1.0, whole genome shotgun sequence genome has a window encoding:
- the LOC120554259 gene encoding uncharacterized protein LOC120554259, translating to MESQAGTSSSIEVNNPVHRERQRSFPAIYAVSRARHKRKAPEPLRSTCSKVIELQFCLQPENSDRTPKDETMLLQAGLGRRTVHLNDDADHTEITRVLFEEYPKLRHLHGGWLLQKAAGGSGQRKTTPLAHGSQGYTAKILKSSSNNGKNIIYIVPLQEKIDTTPLPYDSPEFQNMPKNDCITCGTSVPLQLLPFHIESCQCHDNNSELVAEEEKDQEPDVICVDSCPICGEQFAAEAMALHASACGESFPLNSIMAAASENRTSAPEVSTSSVTESSLASPSNYGLEEG from the exons ATGGAATCTCAGGCTGGAACTAGCAGTTCCATCGAGGTTAACAACCCTGTTCATCGGGAAAGGCAAAG ATCTTTTCCAGCAATATATGCTGTAAGCCGGGCACGCCATAAAAGAAAGGCACCTGAACCTCTAAGATCAACATGTTCTAAAGTAATAGAACTCCAGTTCTGCCTGCAGCCCgaaaactcagataggacaCCAAAAGACGAAACCATGCTCTTGCAAGCGGGCTTAGGAAGGAGAACTGTACATCTTAATGACGATGCTGATCACACTGAG ATAACCAGAGTTCTGTTTGAGGAATACcctaaattaagacatttgcATGGCGGTTGGCTTCTCCAAAAAGCTGCAG GAGGCAGTGGACAAAGGAAGACTACTCCACTGGCCCATGGTTCCCAGGGCTACACAGCAAAAATATTGAAGTCCTCCTCAAACAATGGAAAGAATATCATCTATATTGTCCCCCTTCAAGAAAAGATCGACACAACCCCCTTGCCATATGATTCACCGGAGTTTCAGAATATGCCAAAAAATGACTGCATTACCTGTGGCACATCAGTTCCTCTTCAGTTGCTGCCTTTCCACATTGAATCCTGTCAGTGTCATGATAAT AATTCTGAACTTGTGGCAGAAGAGGAGAAAGACCAGGAACCAGATGTTATTTGTGTG GATTCTTGCCCAATATGTGGAGAGCAATTTGCTGCTGAGGCGATGGCCCTCCATGCAAGTGCATGTGGGGAAAG ttTTCCTCTGAATTCCATAATGGCGGCTGCGTCTGAAAACCGCACTTCAGCACCAGAGGTTTCCACAAGCAGTGTCACTGAAAGCAGCCTTGCTAGCCCATCCAATTATGG cCTGGAAGAGGGTTGA
- the LOC120554262 gene encoding uncharacterized protein LOC120554262, with amino-acid sequence MLFEGQADHLIPSTSQVLVQSDLFKMAGRMIGHSFLHGGPPLTGVSPAILHVLLGGSRETATIMLEDVADIDIRETIELLERKTSSELTEDQRAAVNQLALSWDLPVLTQANHVWLLQSSTACGVRANLPTSETAEAGTAGHNVMATVGGQARCGSSGVPSSGYGEMQCSDGSRQHHLAWRRGKGGRRQWMLCCNQMQNGWLPTSVCGDSSRISGTIHLHVRCWPDDAYNTHGDEKGMYGLV; translated from the exons ATGCTTTTTGAGGGCCAAGCTGATCACCTCATCCCTTCCACCTCCCAAGTGCTTGTGCAGAGTGACTTGTTCAAGATGGCAGGGAGGATGATAGGTCACTCCTTTCTGCATGGTGGTCCTCCACTGACAGGTGTCAGCCCAGCAATTCTGCATGTTTTGTTAGGTGGCTCCCGGGAGACAGCAACCATCATGCTGGAAGATGTGGCAGACATTGATATCCGCGAGACAATAGAGCTG CTTGAGAGGAAAACGAGCAGTGAGCTGACAGAGGATCAGAGGGCTGCTGTTAACCAGTTGGCATTATCTTGGGACCTTCCTGTGTTGACACAAGCCAACCATGTCTGGCTTTTACAGTCTTCTACAGCATGCG GTGTTAGGGCGAACCTCCCAACAAGTGAAACAGCTGAGGCAGGGACTGCAGGACACAATGTTATGGCCACTGTTGGAGGCCAGGCCAGATGTGGTTCCAGTGGTGTTCCCTCGTCAGGCTATGGCGAAATGCAGTGCTCAG ATGGTTCTAGACAACATCATCTGGCCtggagaagaggaaaaggaggacGACGACAATGGATGCTCTGTTGCAATCAGATGCAAAATGGCTGGCTACCTACGTCAGTTTGTGGAGACAG CAGTAGGAtttctggaaccattcacctgcatgttcggTGCTGGCCTGATGACGCTtacaacacacacggagatgagaagggtatgtatggacttgtctaa